Proteins from a single region of Macaca thibetana thibetana isolate TM-01 chromosome 4, ASM2454274v1, whole genome shotgun sequence:
- the CASP8AP2 gene encoding CASP8-associated protein 2 isoform X5, producing the protein MQGRPRWAERNRVVLGRAGRVSCRRGPVREGLLRKRLHGAVVPRVEVGGPWEARESEGVHLERPTSPLKNNDEGSLDIYAGLDSAVSDSASKSCVPSRNCLDLYEEILTEEGTAKEATYNDLQVEYGKCQLQMKELMKKFKEIQTQNFSLINENQSLKKNISALIKTARVEINRKDEEISNLHQRLSEFPHFRNNHKTARTFDTVKTKDLKSRSPHLDDCSKTDHRAKSDVSKDVHHSTSLPNLEKEGKSHSDKRSTSHLPISVEKHCTNGVWSRSHYQVGEGSSNEDSRRGRKDIRHSQFNRGTERVRKDLSPGCGDGEPRILEASQRLQGHPEKYGKGEPKTESKSSKFKSNSDSDYKGERINSSWEKETPGERSHSRVDSQSDKKLERQSERPQNINRKEVKSQDKEERKVDQKPKSVVKDQDHWRRSERASLPHSKNEITFSHNSSKYHVEERRGWEDCKRDRSVNSHSFQDGRCPSFLSNSRTHKNIDSKEVDAMQQWENTPLKAERHRTEDKRKRERESKEDNKHIRNEKRVPTEHFQKVNKETKKTTSDLKKQNEPKTDKGEVPDNGVSEGAHNKELAMKAENGPNETKNKDLKLSFMEKLNLTLSPAKKQPVSQDNQNKTTDVPKSSGVCDSESSVQAKTVAYVPSVSEHILGEASVSEHTMGETKSSLLEPKVALLAMTEPRIGISETKMEEENSLLVRSVDNTMHCEVPICGTETSFPSPMEIQQTESLFPSTGMKQTINNGRAAAPVVMDVLQTDVSQNFGLELDTKRNDNSDSCGISEGMEMKVALSTTVGETTESILQPSIEEADILPIMLSEDNNPKFEPSVVVTPLVESKSCHLEPCLPKDTLDSSLQQTELMDHRMATGETNSVYHDDDNSVLSIDLNHLRPIPEAISPLNSPVRPVAKVLRNESPPQVPVYNNSHKDVFLRNSAHSTSKSQSDLNKENQKPIYKSDKCTEADICKNSPLDELEEGEIRSDSETSKPQECFEKNSKPRASADVRKSKTIPRHGKSTVGLDKDSRKTHVRIHQTNNKWNKRPDKSSRSSKTEKKDKVMSTSSLEKIVPIIAVPSSEQEIMHMLRMIRKHVRKNYMKFKAKFSLIQFHRIIESAILSFTSLIKHLNLHKICKSVTTLQKNLCDVIESKLKQVKKNGIVDRLFEQQLPDMKKKLWKFVDDQLDYLFAKLKKILVQFCDSKNFGRDSDEGKPEKTSKQNAQYSDCQKGSGYNSNKELLKEKLSKSEDCVHYKSLVGCKKSEEKYQDQNNSSINTVKHDSKKNFNNCFDNTKNSQSEERSLELHCSSTPKSEKNEGSSIEDAQTSQHATLKPERSFEILTEQQASSLTFNLVSDAQMGEIFKSLLQGSDLLDSSVNCTEKSEWELKTPEKQLLETLKCESIPACTTEELVSGVASPCPKMISDDNWSLLSSEKGPSLSSGLSLPVHPDVLDESCMFEVSTNLPLSKDNVCSVEKSKPCVSSILFEDLAVSLTVPSPLKSDGHLSFLKPDVSSSSTPEEVISAHFSEDALLEEEDASEQDIHLALESDNSSSKSSCSSSWTSRSVAPGFQYHPNLPMHAVIMEKSNDHFIVKIRRATPSTSSGLKQSMMPDESLTSLPRHGKEADEGADKEYISCQNTVFKSVEELENSNKNVDNSKSTHEEQSSMIQTQVPDIYEFLKDASGKMGHRDEVSDECFKLHQVWETKVPESIEELPSVEEISHSVGDHLPNTYIDLTKDPVTETKNLGEFIEVTVLNIDQLGCSGGNLNQSAQILDNSLQADTVGAFIDLTQDASSETKSEGNHPELAVEDLGCGVIQVDEDNYKEEKAQMANRPLECIVEETYIDLTTESPSSCEVKKDELKSELGSNCVNSELPGTLHNAHKKRRNLSDLNHSHKKQRKETDLTNKEKTKKPTQDSCENTEAHRKKASKKRAPPVNKDPSSLKATPGIKDSSTALATSTSLSAKNVIKKKGEIIILWTRNDDREILLECQKRGPSFKTFAYLATKLDKNPNQISC; encoded by the exons CTTCTCCTCTTAAGAACAATGATGAAGGCTCATTGGACATATACGCTGGGTTGGACAGTGCTGTTTCTG acagtgCTTCCAAATCCTGTGTACCATCAAGAAATTGTTTGGACTTATATGAAGAGATCCTGACTGAAGAAGGAACTGCAAAGGAGGCAACATATAATGAT ttgcAAGTAGAATATGGAAAATGTCAACTGCAAATGAAAGAGCTGatgaaaaagtttaaagaaatacaGACACAG AATTTCAGCTTAATAAACGAAAACCAGTCTCTTAAGAAGAATATTTCAGCACTTATCAAAACTGCCAGGGTGGAAATAAACCGCAAGGATGAAGAAATAAGTAATCTTCACCAAAG aTTGTCTGAGTTTCCACATTTTCGAAATAATCATAAAACCGCAAGGACATTTGATACAGTTAAAACAAAAGATCTTAAATCTAGATCTCCACATTTGGATGATTGTTCAAAGACTGATCACAGAGCTAAAAGTGATGTTTCTAAAGATGTACATCATAGCACTTCACTGCCAAAtctggaaaaggaaggaaaatcacaTTCTGATAAAAGGAGTACTTCACATTTACCTATATCTGTCGAGAAACACTGCACTAATGGTGTTTGGTCGCGTTCTCATTATCAGGTTGGTGAGGGTAGCTCAAATGAGGAtagtagaagaggaagaaaagatattAGACATAGCCAGTTCAACAGAGGAACTGAAAGAGTACGAAAAGACTTAAGTCCTGGCTGTGGTGATGGTGAACCAAGGATACTGGAAGCTAGTCAAAGGCTACAAGGACATCCTGAGAAATATGGTAAAGGTGAACCAAAGACTGAAAGCAAAAGTTCAAAGTTTAAAAGTAATTCAGATTCTGACTATAAAGGTGAACGCATTAACTCTTCTTGGGAGAAAGAGACCCCTGGAGAAAGGTCACACAGTCGAGTAGACTCTCAAAGTgacaaaaaactagaaagacaaaGTGAAAGACcacaaaatataaataggaaAGAAGTTAAATcacaagacaaagaagaaagaaaagttgatCAAAAACCTAAGTCAGTAGTAAAGGACCAAGATCACTGGAGAAGATCTGAACGAGCATCACTTCCTCATTCCAAAAACGAAATAACATTTTCTCATAATTCAAGTAAATACCAtgtagaagagagaagaggatggGAAGATTGTAAAAGAGACAGGAGTGTAAACAGTCATAGTTTTCAAGATGGAAGATGTCCATCTTTTCTTTCAAACAGTAGAACTCACAAAAACATTGACTCTAAGGAAGTTGATGCTATGCAACAGTGGGAAAACACACCTTTAAAAGCAGAAAGACATAGAACCGAGGATAAGAGGAAAAGAGAACGAGAAAGCAAAGAAGATAATAAgcatattagaaatgaaaaaagagtaCCTACAGAACATTTTCAGAAGGTTAATAAGGAAACTAAGAAAACCACTTCTGatttaaagaaacagaatgaaCCAAAGACTGATAAGGGAGAAGTCCCTGATAATGGAGTTTCTGAAGGAGCACATAATAAAGAGCTTGCAATGAAAGCTGAGAATGgtccaaatgaaacaaaaaacaaagacctAAAATTGAGTTTTATGGAAAAATTGAACTTAACTCTTTCTCCTGCTAAAAAGCAACCTGTTTCTCAGGATAATCAGAATAAAACAACTGATGTTCCCAAGTCCAGTGGTGTATGTGATTCAGAGTCTTCAGTGCAAGCTAAAACAGTGGCATATGTTCCCTCCGTCAGTGAACATATCTTGGGGGAAGCCTCTGTCAGTGAACATACCATGGGGGAAACGAAGTCATCATTATTGGAACCAAAGGTTGCTCTTTTAGCAATGACTGAACCCAGGATTGGTATCTCAGAAAccaaaatggaagaagaaaatagtTTGTTAGTTAGATCTGTTGACAATACTATGCATTGTGAAGTGCCCATTTGTGGTACAGAGACTTCCTTCCCATCTCCTATGGAAATACAACAGACAGAATCCTTGTTTCCATCAACAGGAATGAAACAAACCATTAATAATGGAAGGGCAGCAGCTCCTGTGGTAATGGATGTATTACAAACAGATGTGTCTCAAAACTTTGGATTGGAATTGGATACCAAAAGAAATGATAATTCAGATTCTTGTGGTATTTCTGAAGGTATGGAAATGAAGGTAGCACTTTCAACAACAGTGGGTGAAACCACTGAAAGCATTTTGCAGCCTTCAATTGAGGAAGCTGATATTTTGCCAATAATGCTTTCAGAAGATAATAACCCAAAATTTGAGCCTTCTGTTGTAGTTACACCACTTGTTGAGAGTAAGTCATGTCATTTGGAGCCTTGCTTACCTAAAGATACTCTAGATTCTTCACTTCAGCAGACTGAGTTAATGGACCACAGAATGGCAACTGGTGAAACAAACTCAGTATATCATGATGATGATAACTCGGTTTTGAGCATTGACCTTAATCACCTGAGACCTATTCCAGAAGCTATCAGCCCTCTGAATAGTCCAGTGAGACCTGTAGCAAAAGTTCTTAGAAATGAAAGCCCACCTCAAGTTCCAGTATATAATAACAGTCATAAAG ATGTGTTTTTACGAAATTCAGCTCATTCTACCTCTAAGAGTCAGTCTGATCTCAATAAGGAAAATCAAAAGCCAATTTACAAATCTGACAAATGTACAGAAGCAGACATATGTAAGAATTCACCATTAGATGAATTAGAAGAAGGGGAAATTAGAAGTGATAGTGAAACATCTAAACCACaagaatgttttgaaaaaaattccaaGCCTAGAGCGTCGGCTGATGTGCGGAAGTCAAAGACTATCCCACGACATGGGAAAAGTACTGTGGGTCTGGATAAAGACAGTAGGAAAACACATGTAAGAATCCATCAGACCAATAACAAATGGAATAAAAGACCTGATAAATCTAGCAGATCTTCAAAAACGGAGAAGAAAGATAAAGTGATGAGCACTTCCAGCTTGGAAAAAATAGTTCCAATTATTGCTGTACCCTCTTCTGAACAAGAGATCATGCACATGTTACGAATGATAAGAAAACATGTaaggaaaaattatatgaaattcaaggCAAAATTTTCATTAATACAATTTCATAGAATTATTGAGTCAGCAATTTTGAGTTTTACGTCTCTAATTAAACATCTGAACTTACACAAAATCTGTAAGTCAGTGACTACCTTACAGAAGAATCTCTGTGATGTTATAGAGTCTAAACTTAAGCAAGTTAAAAAGAATGGCATAGTTGATCGTTTATTTGAACAGCAGCTAccagatatgaaaaaaaaattgtggaaattTGTAGATGACCAACTTGATTATTTGTTTGCAAAGCTTAAGAAAATCTTAGTTCAGTTTTGTGATTCCAAAAACTTTGGAAGAGATAGTGATGAAGGCAAACCTGAAAAAACAAGTAAACAGAATGCACAGTATTCAGATTGTCAGAAAGGGAGTGGGTACAACTCCAACAAAgaattgctgaaagaaaaattatcaaaatcagaaGACTGTGTTCATTATAAGTCTTTAGTGGGATGTAAAAAGTCTGAGGAAAAATATCAAGACCAAAATAACTCCAGTATTAACACTGTAAAGCAtgacagtaaaaaaaattttaacaactgCTTTGATAATACAAAGAACTCTCAATCCGAAGAGCGCTCCTTGGAACTACACTGTTCAAGCACcccaaagtcagaaaaaaatgaaggaagcagTATAGAGGATGCACAGACATCCCAGCATGCAACTTTGAAGCCAGAACGAAGTTTTGAGATTCTTACTGAACAGCAAGCATCTAGCCTTACTTTTAATTTAGTGAGTGATGCACAAATgggtgaaatatttaaaagtttgttgCAAGGTTCTGATCTTTTAGATAGTAGTGTTAACTGTACTGAAAAAAGTGAGTGGGAGTTAAAGACTCCGGAGAAGCAGTTGCTAGAGACTCTTAAGTGCGAGTCTATACCAGCTTGTACAACAGAAGAGCTAGTTTCAGGGGTGGCTTCTCCATGTCCTaaaatgattagtgatgataaTTGGTCATTATTATCATCTGAGAAAGGTCCGTCTCTGTCTTCAGGGCTTTCATTGCCAGTTCATCCTGATGTGTTGGATGAAAGTTGTATGTTTGAAGTGTCTACTAACCTACCTTTAAGTAAAGATAATGTGTGTAGTGTAGAAAAGAGCAAGCCCTGCGTTTCTTCCATACTTTTTGAAGATCTAGCAGTCTCTTTAACAGTACCATCACCTCTGAAGTCAGATGGTCATCTCAGTTTTTTAAAGCCTGATGTTTCGTCTAGTTCAACTCCTGAAGAAGTCATTAGTGCTCATTTTAGTGAAGATGCATTACTTGAGGAAGAGGATGCATCTGAGCAAGATATTCATTTAGCTCTGGAGTCTGATAATTCAAGCAGTAAATCAAGTTGTTCTTCTTCCTGGACAAGCCGATCTGTTGCTCCAGGCTTTCAGTACCACCCTAATCTACCTATGCATGCCGTCATAATGGAAAAGTCCAATGatcattttattgtgaaaatacGACGTGCAACACCATCTACCTCTTCTGGTCTTAAACAGAGTATGATGCCTGATGAATCATTGACATCTTTGCCCAGACATGGAAAGGAAGCTGATGAAGGAGCagataaagaatatatttcatgTCAGAACACAGTTTTTAAATCTGTGGAGGAATTGGAAAATTCCAACAAAAATGTTGATAATAGCAAGTCAACTCATGAAGAACAGAGCTCTATGATACAAACACAGGTTCCTGATATATATGAATTTCTTAAAGATGCTTCAGGTAAGATGGGTCATCGTGATGAAGTGTCTGATGAATGTTTCAAATTGCATCAAGTATGGGAAACAAAAGTGCCTGAAAGCATTGAAGAATTGCCTTCAGTGGAAGAAATCTCACACTCTGTCGGGGATCATCTTCCAAACACATACATAGATCTAACGAAAGATCCAGTCACTGAAACCAAAAACTTGGGGGAATTCATAGAAGTAACAGTTTTAAATATTGATCAGTTGGGATGTTCTGGAGGCAATTTAAATCAAAGTGCTCAAATATTAGACAATTCTTTGCAGGCTGATACTGTAGGTGCTTTTATTGATTTGACACAAGATGCTTCAAGTGAGACTAAAAGTGAAGGTAATCATCCTGAATTAGCTGTTGAAGACTTGGGATGTGGGGTGATACAGGTAGATGAAGATAATTATAAGGAAGAAAAggcacaaatggcaaacaggcctTTGGAGTGCATTGTTGAGGAAACCTATATCGACTTGACCACAGAATCTCCCAGTTCATGTGAAgtaaaaaaggatgaattaaaATCAGAGCTAGGATCAAATTGTGTTAACTCGGAGTTGCCTGGGACTTTGCATAATGCtcacaaaaagagaagaaaccttTCTGATCTAAATCATtctcataaaaaacaaagaaaggaaacagacTTAACCAATAAGGAAAAGACCAAGAAACCTACCCAAGATTCTTGTGAGAATACTGAAGCTCACCGAAAGAAAGCCAGTAAGAAGAGGGCCCCTCCTGTGAATAAAGATCCCTCATCATTAAAGGCAACCCCAGGGATTAAGGATTCATCAACAGCACTTGCCACTTCTACGAGCCTTTCTGCAAAGAATGTTAttaaaaagaagggagaaattaTCATTTTATGGACAAG aaATGATGACCGGGAAATTTTACTGGAGTGTCAGAAAAGAGGGCcatcatttaaaacatttgcatATTTAGCCACTAAGTTGGATAAAAATCCAAATCAG ATAAGTTGCTGA